In Flavobacterium sp. GSB-24, the genomic window ATGTTGCAGCTCCTGCAATGCCAACGTTTTTTATAAAACTCCTACGTGTTGAATTAATCATAATTATCTGCTTATCAGTTACAAATTCTTGATAAAAATAAGTAAAAGAAAAATGCAAATGATAAAATTATGTTAAAAGAACAATAAAAACCGTATAACTACGTTGTTTTTTTTATTTTTTAAAGAAAACACTTATAAGCTAAAATTTTGTATTTACTTGGATTTTTAGCACAAAAAAATCCCAGACTATAATTATAGTCTGGGATTCATTAATAAGTTGAAGGTTACTATTTTGTTTCTTCCTCTTGTTTTTTAGCAGCAGGTTGATCGTCTTTAGCAGCGTTTTTAAATTCCTTAATTCCACTTCCTAAACCTTTCATTAATTCTGGAATTTTTTTACCTCCAAAAAGTAATATCACAATACCTACTATAACAAGGATTTCTGTAAGACCTAATCTTCCCATGACTGTATATTTAATGCCGAAGCAAATTGATTATTAAGTTTTCACCGCAAAGGTATATAGAAATATACGAACTAAAAGTATTTTTGGTTTAAAATATTTGTCTTATACCACGTTAAATATTTTATAAAATGCTATATTAAGCAAATTTGGAGAAATTAACGGGGCATTATCAATATGATTAATTACTATATTTGCTTGAATAAAGAAGTATAATGGCTAAGAAAAAAAAGAAAAATCTAAGGAAAAAATTGTTCATCAAAAATCGGCTGGTAGTTTTGAATGAAGATACTTTTGAAGAAATATTTTCCTTTAGACTTACTTTAATGAATGTTTTTGTGACATTTACTTTAGGAGGTATTTTTTTAATTCTAATTACAACTTTCATAATAGCCTTTACACCGCTTCGCGAGTTTATTCCAGGATATTCTTCTACCGAATTAAAAAGAAATGCTACGAAATTGGCAATTAAATCAGATTCACTAGAAACAGCTTTAAAACAAAATGAAGCTTATATTAAAGGAGTTCAAAAAGTATTAAAAGGAGAATTAGAATATTCAAAATTTAACAAAGATTCTATTTTAGCAGAAACAGTTGTAGATCCATCAGATTTAAACATGAAAGCTTCTGGTGCTGAAATTAAATTAAGAGAAGAAGTCGCAGCAACTGAAAAGGAACAAAACACCAAATCGAAGGACAAAAAGAAAAGTGACAAAAAATAATACCACATCAAATGTCAATTAAAGGAATCGCGGCAAAATTATTTGCTAGTAAAATATACCATCAAACACAAACTTGGGCACAAAAACCAGTCGAAACCCAACAGAAAATCTTTAAGAAATTAATAAAAGAGGCAAAAGGAACAAGTTTTGGTAAAGACCATCGTTTTGATGAAATAAATACAATTGAAGATTTTCAGAAAAATGTTCCGGTACGAGATTATGAAGATTTAAAACCTTATATAGAAAAAGTTGTAAAAGGAGAAGGAGATATTTTATGGAAAGGAAAGCCCTTATATTTTGCTAAAACTTCGGGAACAACTTCGGGCGCAAAATTTATTCCGCTGACGAAAGAATCCATGCCCTATCACATTGAAGCTGCTCGAAATGCCATCTTACATTATGTTCATGAAACCGGAAATGCCGATTTTGTTGACGGAAAAATGATCTTTTTGCAGGGAAGCCCTATTCTGACTGAAAAATATGGAATCAAATTTGGGAGGCTTTCTGGAATTGTAGCGCATTTTGTTCCTAAATATCTCCAGAAAAATAGAATGCCATCTTGGGAAACCAATTGCATTGAAGATTGGGAAACCAAAGTAGATGCAATTGTAGACGAAACCATTAAAGAGGATATGTCGGTTATTTCTGGAATTCCGTCTTGGGTTCAGATGTATTTTGAACGTTTGCAGCAAAAAAGCGACGGGAAGAAAATAGGCGATATTTTTAAAAATTTTAATCTGTTTATTTACGGAGGCGTTAATTACGAACCATATCGTGCCAAGTTCGAAAACATGATTGGCAGAAAGGTAGATAGTATAGAATTATTTCCGGCCTCTGAAGGATTTTTTGCCTATCAGGATTCTCAGAAAGAAAAAGGAATGCTTTTATTGTTGAATTCAGGAATTTTCTACGAGTTCATAAAAGCAGATGAGTTTTTTGAAGAAAACCCAAAAGTGCTGACAATTGGAGAAGTAGAAATAGGAGTAAATTATGTTTTGATTATTTCTACAAATGCTGGGCTTTGGCGTTATAATATTGGTGATACAGTTCAGTTTACATCTTTATCTCCATACCGTGTTATAGTCTCTGGCCGTATCAAGCATTATATTTCTGCTTTTGGAGAACACGTGATTGCCAATGAAGTAGAAAATGCAATGAAAGAAGCCGTTGCATCGACTAATATTGTAATTAACGAATTCACGGTTGCACCCCAGATTAATCCTTCAAACGGACTTCCGTATCATGAATGGCTTATAGAATTCGAAAACGAACCAGAAAACATGGAAGTTTTTGCCGAAACTATTGACAATTCAATGCGAAAGCAAAACATTTATTACGATGATTTGATTACCGGAAATGTTTTAAGAAAAGTCGTGGTTACTAAAGTTTCTAAAAATGGATTTCAGGATTATATGAAATCGCAGGGAAAATTAGGAGGACAGAATAAAATTCCGAGATTGTCTAATAATAGGGAGATTGCGGATAATTTGAAATAAAATTTATTTATCTCTCTAACAATTTGTTAAATAAAGGTTGACCGAAATTATATATTAAATTCCTACTTTCGTTTAATTAAAATACTTAAATCTTCTTCATGAAAGAAGATTTTAAAATAAAAAAGCATGAAAGAAACCAAACATATATCAAGATCTAGAGCGCAGGAATCATCTGCAGCGATAGAAAAAATGTACATTACAATGCGCCATTTATTCAACCGTGGTTTTTATAAACCAATGGGAGTTTCTGGCGACAGCTTACGCGAATCATTATTAGCATTACGTCCTGAAATCTACGGAAATATAGCCGAAGAAAAAGTAGAACTTAACGGACTTTTATACGTGATTGAGCGTCTTCCAATCGGAATTGAACAATGCCGTTTTATCAATTTAACGTCAGATGAAGGATATTCTAAATCGCATTTTCAGGCAATTGTTCCTCCAAAAAGAAGAAGAAACTGCTACAGAATCGACGAAGAACAAATGAACGTAGAAATTACGCGCGGACGTTCTGATATTTATGATATTCTAACGCATTTGACTTTCATTTTTATTGAATCTCATAAAATTAAAAACAGAGTTTTAATTGATGACGGAGGAGAAGTTTCTCGCGACTGGCAAAAATTGGAGCAAGCTGTTATGCAGACCAAAAAGCTTTCTCAAGTTGAAAAAGAAAAAGCTATTTCGCACGTCGCTAATATTTTAGCAAGAACTTTCGAAGAAGTTTTGGATATTTACGATGCTTTTGGTTCTGAAAATGCACCAGATCGTTTCCTGCACGTTATTTATTGGTTAGGAAAATTAGCAATCGAAGAAATTGTTGAGAATAATAAGCGTACAATTACATTTAGTCCGGTTTTACGCGAGCGTTTAGGACACCATATTCATGGAGAAATCTGGGCAACAAATATCAAAGAAGTTCTTAAAGCAAACGATTTGCTGAAAAGACCAATTCACGTCATTAGTGCGAATATGCACAGTGTAATGAATTCGATTTTTGCAACGCCTTTATTAAAAACAAAATTTAAAGGAAAAACAGATTTCTTTATTTACGAAGAATTAAGCAGTTCAGGATCAAAAGAAATTAGAGGGCAAGTTGAAGAATTGGCTCTTAAAAACGGAATGATTTCGCTTCCAGATACTTCTGGGACCAATATCGACGTTCAGATTTTTGATACGGCCAAAATTGACTGGTCGAAAACGGCATTTTCTTATGCTAATATCGACGAAGAAAAACCAGTTATCATTGTTATGGATTATGCTTTTGGAGAACAAGCTTATGAAACTATCGATGAACTTTTGAAACCATTTAAAAAGGAGACTTTACTAAATGTAAAATCGGTTTCTATTATGGGTAAAGCAGGAATTCTAGAAGGTGGAAAAGGAGATATCATGATCCCGACGGCACATATAAACGAGGGTACAGCAGATAATTATTTCTTCGAAAATGAACTTACAGGCGCTATGTTTGAAGGAAATGATATTGACATTTATGAAGGTGCGATGGTTACCGTTCTTGGAACATCTTTACAAAATAGAGATTTATTAAAATTTTTCCATGAATCAACTTGGGGTGTAATCGGCCTTGAAATGGAAGGATCTTATTATCAAAAAGCAATTCAGTCGGCATCTAAAATTAGAAAAAGTGTGCCGCATGATATTAAAGTTCGTTATGCTTATTACGCTTCAGACAATCCATTAGAAACAGGAAGTACATTAGCATCAGGCGGATTAGGAACAACAGGAGTAAAACCAACTTATTTGATTACAATAAAAATTCTTGAACAGATTTTCAATATAAAAGAACCAGTGTAAATGAGTACAAAAGTACCCCACAATTCAGAAGATCAAGAGATTGATTTATCCCAGATTTCACAAAAGATAAGCAATTTTTTGGAATCTCTTAAAATTTCTATTTTTAATGGAATTCAGTTTTTTGTGCAAAACTGGATTATTGTTTTAGTATTAGTTGTGGCTGGTTTTGTTGTTGGAATGATTTTAGATAAAACGCAGAAAAAATATCAGCATCAACTTATAGTATCGCCAAATTTTGGAAGTACTGATTATTTGTATTCTAAAATTGATCTGATTGATTCTAAAATTAAAGAAAAAGATACATTATTCTTGAAGAATACTTTAGGAATTGAAAAACCTAATGATGTAAAATCTATAGAAATTAAACCTATTGCAGATGTTTATAATTTTATTCAAAATAAGCCTGAAAATTTTGAATTGATCAAATTGATGGCAGAAGATGGTGATATCAATAAGGTTCTTCAAGAAAATATTACAAGTAAAAATTATACTTATCAAACGATAATTTTAGTTACAAACAGCAAAACATCTGAAGATAAACTCATTAAACCACTTTTGACGTATTTTAATGATTCCGATCACTTTAATAAAATACAAAAGCAGATTTACAAGAATGTAGAGTTAAAAATGAAACAAAATGATACTATAATCAAACAGATAGATGGTGTTTTAAATAATTTTTCTAAATCTACAAATAATAGTGCTAAAAGCGATAAACTGGTGTACTATAATGAAAATACGCAGTTAAATGATATTATTAAAACAAAAGAGACATTGATTAACGAACAGGGAAATCATAAAATTGAACTGATAAGTTATGATAAGATTATAAAAGAAAACAGTGTCGTGCTAAACAAAGAGTCTGAAGTATTTCAAGGACGTTTAAAAATTATCTTACCCTTAGCTTTTATTTTAGGATTTATTTTGCTTCGAATCTTTATTAGTTTTTATAGAAACCAATCACGTATTTTGACTGTTTAAAATTTTCAGATTATTAATCAAAAAAATTACATTTGTCAAAAATTAAAATAATGAATAATAAATCTATCTTAATAAATTTAATTGCTCTTGTATGTTTCATTTCTTGTAAAAATAAAGAAGTACAAGAACCCGTAGAAGAGGTTAAAGCAAATACTTTTGATGTAATTGTTGATTTAAACATACAAAAAGATGATGAATTAATTCTTTTTTACAAGGATGCATCAATAGCGTATTTTGATGAGAAGAACACGGTTTATAATGGCGTAAAAGGAAAATCAGAAGCACAAACGGTTACTTTTAGTATTCCTGAAGGAATTTTACCAAACGATATTCGTTTTGATATAAGTTCTAAAAAAGACCAGCAGCCAATAAAAATCAATTCGATAGCATTGAGCTACAGCGGCAGAACTTTTAAAATTGAACAAAGAGATTTATTAAAATATTTTACTCCAAATGAGTTTATAAATTTTGATGAAGCAACAGGCACAGCTTCTTTTACAGAAAAAGAGGGTAATTATGACCCAATTTTTAATACAAAACCGGCAATATATGTTGAGCTTGAAAAAATAGAAAACACCAAATTATAGCCAGAAATAGTTATAAGATAAACATAGAGGTTAATTCATTATTTATGAGTTAACCTTTTTAATATAAAGTATATTGATAATTTTATTTCGTAAATATTTTTTTCAGCATGCATCGTTGATTGTACTGATGTTTGGAGCATTAAGTTTTTTTGCTTCGAATATTTTTATGAAAGAGATTCTAAGCCCAGAACTTTACGGATACTTATCTGTTTTTATTACCTATTTTTCTTTTATATATGTGTTTGGAAACTTTGGTACGGAGCAGGTTTTTCTACGTTTTTCTATTCCCGAAACAAAAAATAAGATAAGTACTCAAAGAACATTACTTTATTTAAGTCTATTTTTTACTCTTTTTTCCGCTTTAACAGGAACATTACTTTTCAAGCATTGGTATAAAGAAATTACTATTAATCCTGTTTTTTTATTTTTTTCGAGTTTAAGTATTATCGGATCAACGTTTTTATTCTCCGTATTACGATTAAACTCAAACTTTGTATTATCTCAGCTTTTGTCAAATAGCTGGAAAATAGGAATGTTTTTTCTTTCAGCAGTATATTTAATTTATAGTTATTCGGACTTCTATTTATTCCTAAATATAATTTCGTTGATTATGATACTTTCTTTTATTTTTTATCTCTTTTATATCATCAAAAAGATTCAATTTAATTTTAGTATAGAGAGAACAAACAGACAGTTATTTCAATCTTCGTTTCATTTTTTTATCTCCATATCTTCTTTCTCCTTAATAATTTTTGCAGATCGTTTTATTGTAGAACATAAATACACATTTGAGAAATTTGGAGATTTCTTTTATCTGAGCACTTTCTTTCTGGCGCCATTTTCTATTATTCAAAGCTATATCGGATTCAAACAATTAATTCATTTTAAGACCAATTTTAAAAAAAGCGATTTTCAACGGTTTTTAAAAAAAGTGATTTTATTTGGCGTTATAATGGCAGTTGGTTTATGCTCAATTACATTTTTAATTCGTTATTTTAAAATAATTAATTTTCCTTTCGAACACTATATAAGCATTATTATCTTGTTATTAATTACAGGAATAGTAAGATTATATGCCTCGTCTATAAGCGCGGCATTTGAAGCAAAAACATCTATTGAAACACTGAGAAAATCGAACTTATTAATTGTTATTATTACAGTCCTGATTTTATTATTTACTTTTATTTTTGTTGATTCGATAGAGATGATAACTGTAAACATAATTATTGTCTGGTTTTTACGAAGTCTTATTTGTAAACAGTTACTTTATAATCAAATTAAAAACGAGAAGTAATGAAAACGCCGTTATCAAAAATATATACATTTCTCTTTTATATAGGGCTTTTCTTTTTTTCATTTAATGAATATAAAGGCATTTCTTTTTTGGGTGAATTTAAAACAGAATCTGGTGCTCTTTTTTTTCTTTTAGGTTTTTTGGTATTAATTGTTGAAAGTATAGCACAAAAAAAAATATCCATCCCTTATAAAAGCACCCTTTTTCAATTATTAGTATTCTTTTTGCTTTGGTGTTTTACAACGACTTTGTTAAATGGAAATACTGTTTTTTCCAATTATTTTAAGCACACTACTGGTTTCAATCGGTTTTTAAGACAGTATTTTTCTTTGCTTCTTTCTTGTATTGTTTTCTTTTTACTTTACTGGAATGTGATTTATAAAATGAAAGTTTCTGATATTCTTTTTAAGATTAGAAAGGTTTTTTTACTTTCATTAATTGTTGCATTTGCTTACGGATTTTTAGAAACTCTGGTTGTAATTTTTGGCTTCGGAACTTTTTATCCTGCTTTAAAATTATTTAGTTATTTGCCTTTTTTAGAAGTTTCCCTTCATTCTGCCGGAAGAATCTCATCTATTGCTTACGAGCCTCCATTTTTGGCTATTTATCTTATAACCATTTCGGGCTGGATGTTTAGTTATATTCTAACTCATAAAAGCCCATTTAAGTTTCTGCCAGCATTTGCAGTTTTATTTTTAACCTATTTTTCAGGCTCCAGAACAGGACTTGTTGTAGTTGTTATTCAGCTGTTTGTATTTTGTACTTTTTTGTATAAAGACCCGCGTTTTAAATCTTATATCGTAAAATCTCTCTTGGGATTTGGATTGGTTTTTTGTTTTTTACTTCTTTTTAATGGAGAGAAAATAGTAAAATCAATAAGTGAAAAAGCCAATTCTTTAGATTTTAAAAAGAACCTGACCAAAAATGTATCCAATCAGTCAAGATTTGGTATGCAGTATGCGGCATTTCAGGTTTTTCTGGAAAATCCTATTATTGGTGTAGGTTTTGGACAACAGGCATATCAT contains:
- a CDS encoding twin-arginine translocase TatA/TatE family subunit; this encodes MGRLGLTEILVIVGIVILLFGGKKIPELMKGLGSGIKEFKNAAKDDQPAAKKQEEETK
- a CDS encoding peptidase; the encoded protein is MAKKKKKNLRKKLFIKNRLVVLNEDTFEEIFSFRLTLMNVFVTFTLGGIFLILITTFIIAFTPLREFIPGYSSTELKRNATKLAIKSDSLETALKQNEAYIKGVQKVLKGELEYSKFNKDSILAETVVDPSDLNMKASGAEIKLREEVAATEKEQNTKSKDKKKSDKK
- a CDS encoding GH3 auxin-responsive promoter family protein; translation: MSIKGIAAKLFASKIYHQTQTWAQKPVETQQKIFKKLIKEAKGTSFGKDHRFDEINTIEDFQKNVPVRDYEDLKPYIEKVVKGEGDILWKGKPLYFAKTSGTTSGAKFIPLTKESMPYHIEAARNAILHYVHETGNADFVDGKMIFLQGSPILTEKYGIKFGRLSGIVAHFVPKYLQKNRMPSWETNCIEDWETKVDAIVDETIKEDMSVISGIPSWVQMYFERLQQKSDGKKIGDIFKNFNLFIYGGVNYEPYRAKFENMIGRKVDSIELFPASEGFFAYQDSQKEKGMLLLLNSGIFYEFIKADEFFEENPKVLTIGEVEIGVNYVLIISTNAGLWRYNIGDTVQFTSLSPYRVIVSGRIKHYISAFGEHVIANEVENAMKEAVASTNIVINEFTVAPQINPSNGLPYHEWLIEFENEPENMEVFAETIDNSMRKQNIYYDDLITGNVLRKVVVTKVSKNGFQDYMKSQGKLGGQNKIPRLSNNREIADNLK
- a CDS encoding O-antigen ligase family protein, which produces MKVSDILFKIRKVFLLSLIVAFAYGFLETLVVIFGFGTFYPALKLFSYLPFLEVSLHSAGRISSIAYEPPFLAIYLITISGWMFSYILTHKSPFKFLPAFAVLFLTYFSGSRTGLVVVVIQLFVFCTFLYKDPRFKSYIVKSLLGFGLVFCFLLLFNGEKIVKSISEKANSLDFKKNLTKNVSNQSRFGMQYAAFQVFLENPIIGVGFGQQAYHIRTHYPTWATRNNYEFELLYKNKNERSFPPGYNIYTRLLAETGLIGIILFLMLLYFSLREASLLLKKAKGDEKILLIIILISLIGLYINWLQIDTFRMYGVWLNLAVLIRLRYKPLNLRDE